A window of the Pogona vitticeps strain Pit_001003342236 chromosome 4, PviZW2.1, whole genome shotgun sequence genome harbors these coding sequences:
- the LOC110086223 gene encoding protein-glutamine gamma-glutamyltransferase E translates to MDAVPKIDWKLKENGRGHHTDSYQGTELAVRRGHPFVISLDFGGAAPASNSLTFTVETGSTPALQAKTRVSFGISSASSDGSWGAVQAPSASSGSLSVSISSPANAVIGRYRLGLKAGSASSILGTFVLLFNPWLSADEVFLPKEAERQEYVLSESGVVFVGSANSISPRGWDYGQFQKGILDACLAMLDRSLNHRKDPAADLRRRNDPKYVGRVLSAMVNSNDDNGVLQGNWSGNYSGGASPGSWSGSADILQKWKASGFKPVRYGQCWVFAGVLNTALRCLGMPARTISNFNSAHDTDQTLTIDVYYDDSGNPLNITSDSIWNFHVWNESWFARSDLGSTYNGWQVLDATPQERSTGIFQCGPASLIAIKEGDVDQDYDCPFVFSEVNADRVTWTYDTRSGEKKKIYAETRTIGQFTSTKAVGSFARQDVTGNYKYPEGSAKEREVFKKARGKLNLNTLDATSTQLAAAKKPDVAGKFKLQSPPQVGKDVDLVLLLTNVAAAERNLSTNMTAWTIIYTGKPVHEVWKSSMKVTLGPKEEKSIPIKISYADYQQHLTTDNMIRATAVCHIEEGHDALVERDVSLDNPNVTVKVLGPAKVGQEVKVDMVFTNPLEEEVKDCVLQAEGSDLLETKLKIDVPPVKAKQSARVQFGIKPSKSGTKQLLINFSCNKFQDIKAFEIIDVAN, encoded by the exons CTGTGCCAAAGATCGATTGGAAACTGAAGGAAAATGGCCGTGGCCACCACACGGATTCCTACCAGGGCACGGAGCTGGCGGTGCGCCGAGGCCACCCCTTCGTGATCTCTTTGGACTTCGGTGGAGCTGCTCCGGCTTCGAACAGCCTCACCTTCACCGTAGAAACAG GGTCGACTCCAGCGCTGCAGGCAAAGACCAGAGTCTCGTTCGGCATCTCCAGCGCATCCAGTGACGGCTCCTGGGGGGCAGTTCAAGCCCCCTCTGCGTCCTCCGGTTCCTTGAGCGTCTCCATCTCCAGCCCGGCCAACGCGGTCATCGGGCGCTACCGGCTGGGCCTCAAGGCCGGCTCCGCTTCCTCCATCCTCGGCACTTTTGTCTTGCTGTTCAACCCGTGGCTGTCAG CGGACGAGGTGTTCCTCCCTAAAGAGGCCGAGCGCCAGGAGTATGTCCTCTCCGAGTCCGGCGTGGTCTTCGTGGGCAGCGCCAACAGCATCAGCCCCCGCGGCTGGGACTACGGGCAG TTTCAAAAAGGTATTCTGGATGCCTGTCTCGCCATGCTGGACCGGAGCTTAAACCACCGCAAAGACCCAGCTGCTGACTTGCGCCGCCGAAATGACCCCAAATATGTTGGACGGGTGCTCAGTGCGATG GTTAACAGCAATGATGACAATGGGGTGTTGCAAGGAAATTGGAGCGGGAATTACTCGGGGGGAGCGAGCCCAGGCAGCTGGTCAGGAAGTGCTGACATCCTGCAGAAATGGAAGGCCTCCGGATTTAAACCGGTCCGGTACGGACAGTGCTGGGTCTTTGCAGGCGTGTTGAACACAG CCCTCCGATGCCTCGGGATGCCCGCTCGCACCATCTCCAACTTCAACTCTGCCCACGACACCGACCAGACCCTGACGATCGATGTCTACTATGATGATTCTGGAAACCCCCTGAACATCACGTCGGACAGCATCTG GAACTTCCATGTGTGGAATGAAAGCTGGTTTGCTCGATCCGACCTCGGGTCCACATACAACGGGTGGCAAGTTTTGGATGCAACTCCTCAGGAGAGAAGTACAG GTATATTCCAGTGCGGCCCAGCTTCCCTGATAGCCATCAAGGAGGGAGATGTGGATCAGGACTACGACTGCCCGTTTGTCTTCTCCGAAGTCAACGCTGACCGGGTGACCTGGACCTACGACACCAGAagtggggagaagaagaagatctACGCCGAGACCAGGACCATCGGCCAGTTCACGAGCACAAAGGCTGTCGGTAGCTTTGCCCGCCAAGACGTCACCGGCAACTATAAATACCCAGAAG GTTCTGCCAAAGAACGGGAAGTGTTCAAGAAGGCCCGCGGCAAGCTGAACCTGAACACGCTGGACGCCACCTCCACCCAGCTGGCCGCAGCCAAGAAGCCCGACGTGGCCGGGAAGTTCAAGCTTCAGAGCCCCCCGCAGGTGGGCAAGGATGTCGACCTGGTCCTGCTCTTGACCAACGTGGCCGCAGCAGAAAGGAACCTGTCCACCAACATGACCGCCTGGACCATCATCTACACCGGCAAGCCTGTCCATGAGGTCTGGAAGAGCTCCATGAAAGTGACCCTTGGCCCCAAAGAAG AGAAATCCATTCCTATTAAAATCTCCTACGCTGATTACCAGCAGCACCTGACGACAGACAACATGATCCGAGCCACGGCCGTCTGCCATATCGAAGAAGGCCACGATGCTCTGGTGGAGCGAGACGTCTCCCTCGACAACCCCAATGTCACTGTGAAG GTGCTGGGCCCGGCCAAGGTGGGCCAGGAAGTGAAAGTGGACATGGTCTTCACCAACCCCCTGGAGGAAGAGGTGAAGGACTGCGTCCTTCAGGCGGAGGGCAGCGACTTGCTGGAGACGAAGCTCAAGATCGA